A stretch of DNA from Micromonospora peucetia:
GGGCCCCGACGACTCCCCCGCCCGATGTGCCGCGGCGCGGGGCGTGGACGGGCGTCCGCTACACGCGGCGGCGTTGAAGTTCTTCTGGGGGCCGATGGACTGCGGCAAGTCCACGATGGCGTTGCAGATGAACCACAATCACGCCCGGCAGGGCCGCCGCGGCCTGGTCACCACCCGCATCGACCGCTCGCTCGGCCCACAGGTCACCACCCGCATCGGCCTCGCGCACGAGGCCATCGAGGTCACCGACGAGGTGGACCTGCGAACTCTCGTGCGCGACAACTGGGCCGAGGGCGTCCGCGTCGACTACCTGATCTGCGACGAGGCGTCGTTCTACAACCTGGAACACATCGAGCAGATGGCCGAGCTGGTCGACAGCTACGACGTCGACGTGTACGCGTTCGGGCTGGCCACCGACTTCCGGTCCTGCCTGTTCCCGGCGGCGCAGCGGCTGTTCGAACTGGCCGACGAGGTG
This window harbors:
- a CDS encoding thymidine kinase; translated protein: MTDHAAAPTCLAHPPLGPDDSPARCAAARGVDGRPLHAAALKFFWGPMDCGKSTMALQMNHNHARQGRRGLVTTRIDRSLGPQVTTRIGLAHEAIEVTDEVDLRTLVRDNWAEGVRVDYLICDEASFYNLEHIEQMAELVDSYDVDVYAFGLATDFRSCLFPAAQRLFELADEVARIQVEVLCWCGREGLLNARVVGGRVVREGQQVVIGDTVDSADVRYQVLCRRHHRAGELGPGR